In a single window of the Magnolia sinica isolate HGM2019 chromosome 7, MsV1, whole genome shotgun sequence genome:
- the LOC131251064 gene encoding probable serine/threonine-protein kinase PBL11 isoform X1 has product MGNCCRRPTRCAHASSEIPKPTSCTNLPNSNQIASANDTEKSVLLTSKSDVSSVATLKSFIFSDLKIASKNFRSETLLGEGGFGYVFKGWIDENTLAPTKPGVGIVVAIKKLKMESFQGHKEWLAEVNYLGQLRHENLVKLIGYCAEADNRLLVYEYMPKGSLENHLFRRNVQPIPWPTRISIAIGVARGLSFLHNLETHVIYRDLKASNILLDSDFNGKLSDFGLARDGPTGDNTHVSTRVIGTRGYAAPEYVATGHLTVKSDVYSYGVVLLELLSGRRAMDEERGSVEETLVDWAKPFLSDGRKVLRIMDTRLEGQYSKKEAQAVAALALQCLHTDPKYRPTMKEMVTTLEHLQAPRSAPRTPQREIKHSSYNFKAVGKIQTSESVLRTPPHESKYSTHKQKGMVNLKSV; this is encoded by the exons ATGGGAAATTGCTGTAGGCGGCCTACCAGATGCGCACATGCTTCTTCTG AGATCCCAAAGCCTACAAGTTGCACAAATTTGCCCAACTCCAATCAAATAGCATCTGCTAATGATACCGAAAAAAGCGTCCTTCTGACATCCAAAAGCGATGTGTCATCCGTAGCCACTTTGAAGTCTTTCATCTTCAGCGATCTCAAGATCGCTTCGAAGAACTTCCGTTCCGAGACCCTTCTCGGCGAAGGAGGATTCGGGTATGTTTTCAAAGGATGGATCGACGAGAACACACTTGCTCCTACCAAACCAGGAGTCGGCATTGTTGTGGCTATCAAGAAACTCAAGATGGAGAGCTTCCAAGGGCACAAAGAATGGCTT GCAGAAGTTAACTACTTGGGCCAGCTTCGCCACGAAAATCTTGTGAAGCTCATTGGATATTGCGCAGAAGCTGATAATAGACTTCTGGTGTATGAGTACATGCCTAAAGGCAGTTTGGAAAATCATTTATTTAGAA GAAATGTACAGCCTATTCCATGGCCCACACGGATCAGTATTGCTATTGGCGTTGCCCGGGGATTGTCCTTCTTACATAACTTAGAAACCCATGTAATCTATCGCGATTTGAAGGCTTCAAACATTCTCCTTGACTCG GATTTCAATGGGAAGTTATCAGATTTTGGCTTAGCAAGGGACGGTCCTACTGGAGATAACACTCATGTTTCGACCAGAGTCATCGGAACTCGCGGTTACGCTGCACCGGAATATGTTGCCACAG GCCATTTGACTGTGAAGAGCGATGTATACAGCTACGGTGTCGTCTTGTTAGAATTGTTATCAGGAAGGCGGGCCATGGACGAGGAAAGAGGCAGCGTGGAAGAGACTCTAGTCGATTGGGCGAAACCGTTCTTGAGCGACGGCCGGAAAGTGTTGAGAATCATGGACACAAGATTGGAAGGCCAATACTCTAAGAAAGAAGCTCAAGCAGTAGCTGCATTGGCTCTTCAGTGCCTACATACAGACCCCAAGTATAGGCCTACCATGAAAGAAATGGTCACCACATTAGAACATCTCCAAGCGCCGAGGAGCGCTCCGAGAACACCGCAGCGGGAAATCAAGCACTCCAGTTACAATTTCAAGGCAGTAGGAAAGATCCAAACGTCAGAGAGCGTGCTGCGGACCCCACCGCACGAATCTAAGTATTCAACTCACAAGCAGAAGGGAATGGTGAACCTAAAATCAGTTTGA
- the LOC131251064 gene encoding probable serine/threonine-protein kinase PBL3 isoform X2 — translation MGGFEEIPKPTSCTNLPNSNQIASANDTEKSVLLTSKSDVSSVATLKSFIFSDLKIASKNFRSETLLGEGGFGYVFKGWIDENTLAPTKPGVGIVVAIKKLKMESFQGHKEWLAEVNYLGQLRHENLVKLIGYCAEADNRLLVYEYMPKGSLENHLFRRNVQPIPWPTRISIAIGVARGLSFLHNLETHVIYRDLKASNILLDSDFNGKLSDFGLARDGPTGDNTHVSTRVIGTRGYAAPEYVATGHLTVKSDVYSYGVVLLELLSGRRAMDEERGSVEETLVDWAKPFLSDGRKVLRIMDTRLEGQYSKKEAQAVAALALQCLHTDPKYRPTMKEMVTTLEHLQAPRSAPRTPQREIKHSSYNFKAVGKIQTSESVLRTPPHESKYSTHKQKGMVNLKSV, via the exons ATGGGAGGATTTGAAG AGATCCCAAAGCCTACAAGTTGCACAAATTTGCCCAACTCCAATCAAATAGCATCTGCTAATGATACCGAAAAAAGCGTCCTTCTGACATCCAAAAGCGATGTGTCATCCGTAGCCACTTTGAAGTCTTTCATCTTCAGCGATCTCAAGATCGCTTCGAAGAACTTCCGTTCCGAGACCCTTCTCGGCGAAGGAGGATTCGGGTATGTTTTCAAAGGATGGATCGACGAGAACACACTTGCTCCTACCAAACCAGGAGTCGGCATTGTTGTGGCTATCAAGAAACTCAAGATGGAGAGCTTCCAAGGGCACAAAGAATGGCTT GCAGAAGTTAACTACTTGGGCCAGCTTCGCCACGAAAATCTTGTGAAGCTCATTGGATATTGCGCAGAAGCTGATAATAGACTTCTGGTGTATGAGTACATGCCTAAAGGCAGTTTGGAAAATCATTTATTTAGAA GAAATGTACAGCCTATTCCATGGCCCACACGGATCAGTATTGCTATTGGCGTTGCCCGGGGATTGTCCTTCTTACATAACTTAGAAACCCATGTAATCTATCGCGATTTGAAGGCTTCAAACATTCTCCTTGACTCG GATTTCAATGGGAAGTTATCAGATTTTGGCTTAGCAAGGGACGGTCCTACTGGAGATAACACTCATGTTTCGACCAGAGTCATCGGAACTCGCGGTTACGCTGCACCGGAATATGTTGCCACAG GCCATTTGACTGTGAAGAGCGATGTATACAGCTACGGTGTCGTCTTGTTAGAATTGTTATCAGGAAGGCGGGCCATGGACGAGGAAAGAGGCAGCGTGGAAGAGACTCTAGTCGATTGGGCGAAACCGTTCTTGAGCGACGGCCGGAAAGTGTTGAGAATCATGGACACAAGATTGGAAGGCCAATACTCTAAGAAAGAAGCTCAAGCAGTAGCTGCATTGGCTCTTCAGTGCCTACATACAGACCCCAAGTATAGGCCTACCATGAAAGAAATGGTCACCACATTAGAACATCTCCAAGCGCCGAGGAGCGCTCCGAGAACACCGCAGCGGGAAATCAAGCACTCCAGTTACAATTTCAAGGCAGTAGGAAAGATCCAAACGTCAGAGAGCGTGCTGCGGACCCCACCGCACGAATCTAAGTATTCAACTCACAAGCAGAAGGGAATGGTGAACCTAAAATCAGTTTGA